Proteins from a genomic interval of Medicago truncatula cultivar Jemalong A17 chromosome 3, MtrunA17r5.0-ANR, whole genome shotgun sequence:
- the LOC11437072 gene encoding eukaryotic translation initiation factor 5B, producing the protein MVGGGSRRDEGSLVISNTNVFAALDTLKKKKKSDKDKKNKGSSKSTKSESESQAFWAPAPLNATSWADVDDDDDDYYLTTAPPQFSDPQPSEDKPEHFEESESEEDILDEGDEEVEEEQDHESEPEYTVKPEPEVKKNAEVPAAPKEAERQLSKKERKKKELEELEALLADFGVTQNENNDGQGQDESQGAPQDKKGVDGDVDGEKKEITAESKNAKKKKRKDKASKEVKESNGQPNSSDVENAEEDSSVVDVKERLKKVASMRKKKSSKEMDAAARAAAQEAAARNARLAAAKKKEKNHYNQQPVR; encoded by the exons ATGGTTGGTGGTGGAAGCAGAAGGGATGAGGGTTCGTTGGTAATTTCCAACACCAACGTTTTTGCAGCGCTTGAtactttgaagaagaagaagaaatctgaTAAGGACAAGAAGAATAAGGGTTCCTCAAAATCAACCAAATCGGAATCGGAATCGCAGGCGTTTTGGGCTCCGGCACCGTTGAATGCGACCTCATGGGCTGATGTCGATGACGACGATGATGATTATTATCTGACCACCGCACCGCCTCAATTTTCTGACCCTCAGCCCAGTGAGGACAAACCGGAGCATTTTGAg GAATCTGAGAGTGAAGAAGATATTTTAGATGAAGGTGATGAGGAGGTAGAGGAAGAGCAAGATCATGAATCAGAACCAGAGTACACTGTGAAACCTGAACCTGAGGTCAAGAAGAATGCTGAAGTTCCAGCTGCACCAAAGGAGGCCGAACGTCAACTCTCcaaaaaggaaaggaagaagaaggaactTGAAGAGCTTGAGGCTCTTTTAGCTGATTTTGGAGTCACACAGAATGAAAACAATGATGGTCAAGGCCAAGATGAATCCCAAG GTGCACCTCAGGATAAGAAAGGTGTTGATGGGGATGTAGATGGCGAAAAGAAAGAAATCACTGCTGAGTCCAAGAATgccaagaagaagaaaaggaaggatAAAGCTTCCAAGGAGGTGAAAGAGTCTAACGGTCAGCCCAACAGTTCTGATGTTGAAAATGCAGAGGAGGATTCATCAGTTGTTGATGTGAAAGAGCGTCTTAagaaagttgcttctatgaggAAGAAAAAATCCAGTAAAGAAATGGATGCTGCTGCTAGAGCTGCTGCTCAAGAGGCTGCTGCAAGGAACGCAAGGCTTGCTGCCgcgaagaagaaagagaagaaccATTACAACCAACAACCTGTGCGGTAA
- the LOC11436629 gene encoding eukaryotic translation initiation factor 5B isoform X1 has translation MVGGGSRRDEGSLVISNTNVFAALDTLKKKKKSDKDKKNKGSSKSTKSESESQAFWAPAPLNATSWADVDDDDDDYYLTTAPPQFSDPQPSEDKPEHFEDTESEEDILDDGDEEEEEQDHEPEPEHAVKTEPEVKKHAEVPVMPKEAERQLSKKERKKKELEELEALLADFGVTQKESNDGQSQDESQAGVPQDKKGVEGDVDGEKKEIAPESKNAKKKKKKDKASKEVKEANGHPNSSETNNGPDMATGTENSEEDLSVVDVKERLKKVASMKKKKSSKEMDAAARAAAQEAAARNARLAASKKKEKNHYNQQPVR, from the exons ATGGTTGGTGGTGGAAGCAGAAGGGATGAGGGTTCGTTGGTAATTTCCAACACCAACGTTTTTGCAGCGCTTGAtactttgaagaagaagaagaaatctgaTAAGGACAAGAAGAATAAGGGTTCCTCCAAATCAACCAAATCGGAATCGGAATCGCAGGCGTTTTGGGCTCCGGCACCGTTGAATGCGACCTCATGGGCTGATGTCGATGACGACgatgatgattattatttgacCACCGCACCGCCTCAATTTTCTGATCCTCAACCCAGTGAGGACAAACCGGAGCATTTTGAG GATACTGAGAGCGAGGAAGATATTTTAGATGAcggtgatgaagaggaggaaGAGCAAGACCATGAGCCAGAACCAGAGCATGCTGTGAAGACTGAACCTGAGGTTAAGAAGCACGCTGAAGTTCCTGTGATGCCAAAGGAGGCAGAGCGACAACTCTCcaaaaaggaaaggaagaaaaaggaaCTTGAAGAGCTTGAGGCTCTTTTAGCTGATTTTGGAGTCACTCAGAAAGAAAGTAATGATGGTCAATCTCAAGATGAGTCGCAAG CAGGAGTACCTCAGGATAAGAAAGGTGTTGAAGGGGATGTTGATGgcgaaaagaaagaaattgctCCCGAGTCCAAGAATgccaagaagaagaaaaagaaggatAAAGCTTCCAAGGAGGTGAAAGAAGCTAACGGCCATCCGAATAGCTCAGAAACAAACAATGGGCCTGATATGGCTACAGGCACCGAAAATTCGGAGGAGGATCTTTCCGTTGTTGACGTGAAAGAACGTCTCAagaaagttgcttctatgaagaagaagaaatcgaGTAAAGAAATGGATGCTGCAGCTAGAGCTGCTGCTCAAGAAGCTGCTGCTAGGAATGCAAGGCTTGCTGCATcaaagaaaaaggagaagaacCATTATAATCAACAACCAGTGCGGTAA
- the LOC11436629 gene encoding eukaryotic translation initiation factor 5B isoform X2, with translation MVGGGSRRDEGSLVISNTNVFAALDTLKKKKKSDKDKKNKGSSKSTKSESESQAFWAPAPLNATSWADVDDDDDDYYLTTAPPQFSDPQPSEDKPEHFEDTESEEDILDDGDEEEEEQDHEPEPEHAVKTEPEVKKHAEVPVMPKEAERQLSKKERKKKELEELEALLADFGVTQKESNDGQSQDESQGVPQDKKGVEGDVDGEKKEIAPESKNAKKKKKKDKASKEVKEANGHPNSSETNNGPDMATGTENSEEDLSVVDVKERLKKVASMKKKKSSKEMDAAARAAAQEAAARNARLAASKKKEKNHYNQQPVR, from the exons ATGGTTGGTGGTGGAAGCAGAAGGGATGAGGGTTCGTTGGTAATTTCCAACACCAACGTTTTTGCAGCGCTTGAtactttgaagaagaagaagaaatctgaTAAGGACAAGAAGAATAAGGGTTCCTCCAAATCAACCAAATCGGAATCGGAATCGCAGGCGTTTTGGGCTCCGGCACCGTTGAATGCGACCTCATGGGCTGATGTCGATGACGACgatgatgattattatttgacCACCGCACCGCCTCAATTTTCTGATCCTCAACCCAGTGAGGACAAACCGGAGCATTTTGAG GATACTGAGAGCGAGGAAGATATTTTAGATGAcggtgatgaagaggaggaaGAGCAAGACCATGAGCCAGAACCAGAGCATGCTGTGAAGACTGAACCTGAGGTTAAGAAGCACGCTGAAGTTCCTGTGATGCCAAAGGAGGCAGAGCGACAACTCTCcaaaaaggaaaggaagaaaaaggaaCTTGAAGAGCTTGAGGCTCTTTTAGCTGATTTTGGAGTCACTCAGAAAGAAAGTAATGATGGTCAATCTCAAGATGAGTCGCAAG GAGTACCTCAGGATAAGAAAGGTGTTGAAGGGGATGTTGATGgcgaaaagaaagaaattgctCCCGAGTCCAAGAATgccaagaagaagaaaaagaaggatAAAGCTTCCAAGGAGGTGAAAGAAGCTAACGGCCATCCGAATAGCTCAGAAACAAACAATGGGCCTGATATGGCTACAGGCACCGAAAATTCGGAGGAGGATCTTTCCGTTGTTGACGTGAAAGAACGTCTCAagaaagttgcttctatgaagaagaagaaatcgaGTAAAGAAATGGATGCTGCAGCTAGAGCTGCTGCTCAAGAAGCTGCTGCTAGGAATGCAAGGCTTGCTGCATcaaagaaaaaggagaagaacCATTATAATCAACAACCAGTGCGGTAA
- the LOC112420285 gene encoding protein FAR-RED IMPAIRED RESPONSE 1-like produces the protein MNVDDESRLRNVFWADARCRVAYEYFGEVITFDTTYLTNKYDMPFVPFVGVNHHGQSMLLGCALLSNEDTETFTWLFKTWLECMHGRSPNAITTDQDRAMKNAIEIVFPKARHRCKSDFMTRWENMIEFYKLQDNEWLKGLFVERHRWVPAYVRDTFWAGMSTTQRSESMNSFFDGYVSSKTTLKQSVEQYDNALKDKIEKENIADFRSFNTVISCISHFGFEFQFQKAFTNAKFQEFQLEIASMMHILRVLKLIGKTDFVSSNYILARWRKDIKWRYTLIKCGFDNLVGKTELQRAGKACDAFYEFASTRINSEDDLVKVMNLIQNMKIELPCNETSPRIVEEDCSAQNQATILDPKLARSKGRPPSKRKTSIVDQIVKKKLAQKKSIKNNQNSKNIRVQEEGQCSSRGQEIEHEVFYSSQLGDRIGTQESIQVNKAYTSHANQRLRLHVVQSTSNEEIIRYQIIDGTGSQDNIHEHNYVCSSENGSVNTLAPFNPNQEHFGQAPYYSQVTNYNATCSDLLQRYGVYICAQFVNIPDSQRREHGKIRRRRFTKARARKREDDDVASSLVHN, from the exons ATGAATGTGGATGATGAAAGTCGATTACGAAATGTGTTTTGGGCAGATGCAAGATGTAGGGTTGCATATGAATATTTTGGTGAAGTCATAACTTTCGACACCacttatttaacaaataaatatgacATGCCTTTTGTTCCTTTTGTTGGCGTAAATCATCACGGTCAGTCTATGTTGTTGGGTTGTGCTCTGTTGTCAAATGAGGATACTGAAACTTTTACTTGGTTGTTTAAGACATGGTTAGAATGTATGCATGGACGTTCTCCAAATGCCATAACTACTGATCAAGACAGAGCAATGAAGAATGCAATTGAGATTGTCTTTCCGAAAGCTCGTCATCGATG CAAAAGTGATTTTATGACGAGGTGGGAAAATATGATTGAGTTTTACAAACTACAGGATAATGAATGGCTGAAAGGGTTATTTGTTGAGCGACATCGTTGGGTCCCTGCATATGTAAGGGACACATTTTGGGCTGGAATGTCAACTACACAACGAAGTGAAAGTATGAACTCTTTTTTTGATGGATATGTAAGCTCAAAGACAACATTGAAGCAATCTGTTGAGCAATATGATAATGCATTGAAAGATAAGATTGAAAAGGAAAACATTGCTGACTTTCGTTCTTTTAATACAGTTATTTCTTGTATTAGTCACTTTGGCTTTGAGTTCCAATTCCAAAAAGCATTTACCAATGCAAAGTTTCAGGAATTCCAATTGGAAATAGCTTCTATGAT GCACATCCTTCGTGTGCTTAAGCTCATTGGGAAAACAGATTTCGTGTCATCTAATTATATTTTGGCACGGTGGAGGAAGGATATAAAGTGGAGGTATACACTTATTAAATGTGGTTTTGATAATTTGGTTGGAAAAACTGAATTGCAACGTGCAGGTAAAGCTTGTGATGCCTTTTATGAATTTGCTTCAACGAGGATAAATAGTGAAGATGATTTAGTGAAAGTGATGAACTTAattcaaaacatgaaaattGAGTTACCATGTAATGAAACATCTCCTAGAATTGTAGAAGAAGATTGTTCAGCTCAAAACCAAGCTACCATTCTTGATCCTAAACTAGCTCGAAGTAAAGGGCGTCCTCCTTCAAAAAGGAAGACTTCTATAGTTGATCAGATTGTGAAGAAGAAGCTTGCACAAAAGAAAAGTataaaaaacaaccaaaatagtaaaaatattcGAGTTCAAGAAGAG GGCCAATGTTCATCTAGAGGTCAAGAAATTGAACACGAAGTGTTTTACAGTTCTCAACTTGGTGATAGAATTGGAACACAAGAGAGCATTCAAGTAAACAAAGCATATACTAGTCATGCAAATCAG AGACTAAGATTGCATGTAGTTCAAAGTACTTCAAATGAAGAGATTATTAGGTATCAAATTATTGATGGGACTGGGTCACAAGACAATATTCAT GAGCATAACTATGTTTGTAGTAGTGAAAATGGTAGTGTGAATACTTTAGCTCCCTTCAATCCAAATCAAGAACATTTTGGTCAA GCTCCTTATTACTCTCAGGTCACAAACTATAATGCTACTTGTTCTGATTTGTTGCAG AGATATGGGGTATACATATGTGCACAATTTGTTAACATACCTGATTCACAAAGGCGAGAGCACGGAAAGATAAGACGACGACGATTCACAAAGGCAAGAGCACGAAAACGAGAAGACGACGACGTCGCTAGTTCACTAGTTCACAACTAA
- the LOC11435452 gene encoding putative FBD-associated F-box protein At3g50710, which translates to MWQPPQLSIPNEDRISALPDSLLYHVLSFLTTKDSAATSILSKKWKPLWLSQLILRFDDQPFQEALTFSNFVNSVIANRDKTLPIRSFHLKCCFLNRDIHDFLYTAVKSGVENLTIDLCNSGYSIMTLPSFILSTKTLSVLKLNRITLNEIPYFYLPSLKVLHLNIVKFTYYEYLLKLLSGCPILQDLETDCLSVYSPYSKEERQIISLSNLITANICNVFIPTEFDWFHNVERLRVELMVDEKVPNTLDNIVMFHNLTYMELIFRAQNPLLIFKCLMKLLQYCPKLQILIIDKVITPREYFHDKDWEEQEIVPKCLLSYLSTCSLRNYWGITCELHFAKYIMKNSRVLSAMKIQSAKFLDTTTKLQMKKELSLCLKNSTTCKLLFI; encoded by the exons ATGTGGCAGCCGCCGCAGCTTTCAATTCCAAACGAAGACAGAATCAGTGCTTTGCCGGACTCACTTCTTTATCATGTTCTTTCCTTTCTTACTACTAAAGACAGTGCCGCCACAAGCATTCTCTCGAAGAAGTGGAAACCACTCTGGCTCTCACAACTCATCCTCCGCTTCGATGACCAACCCTTTCAAGAGGCTTTAACCTTTTCCAATTTTGTCAACTCCGTCATTGCCAATCGAGATAAAACCCTACCCATCCGCTCGTTCCACCTTAAGTGCTGCTTTCTTAATAGAGATATCCATGATTTTCTTTATACTGCTGTAAAAAGCGGAGTTGAAAACCTCACCATTGATCTCTGCAACTCAGGATACTCCATAATGACATTGCCTTCTTTCATTCTTAGTACTAAAACCTTGTCAGTCCTCAAATTGAATAGGATCACATTGAATGAAATCCCATACTTTTATCTTCCCTCACTCAAAGTCCTTCACTTGAATATCGTCAAATTCACATATTATGAATATCTCTTGAAGCTTTTATCTGGCTGCCCGATTCTACAAGATTTGGAAACCGATTGTTTAAGCGTATATTCACCTTATTCAAAAGAAGAGAGGCAAATTATAAGTTTATCCAATTTGATCACAGCAAATatttgtaatgtttttattCCTACAGAGTTTGATTGGTTTCACAACGTGGAGCGTTTGCGTGTTGAG CTTATGGTTGATGAGAAGGTTCCCAATACACTTGACAACATTGTCATGTTTCACAATTTAACCTACATGGAGCTTATCTTCCGTGCTCAAAATCCTCTATTGATATTTAAGTGTCTCATGAAGTTGCTTCAATATTGTCCCAAACTTCAAATTCTTATCATTGACAAG GTTATTACACCAAGAGAATATTTCCATGACAAAGATTGGGAGGAACAAGAAATTGTTCCAAAATGCCTTTTATCCTATCTATCAACATGCTCACTTAGAAATTATTGGGGCATCACTTGTGAGCTTCACtttgcaaaatatattatgaagaaTTCAAGAGTACTTAGCGCCATGAAAATTCAGAGTGCCAAATTCCTAGATACAACTACAAAGCTCCAAATGAAAAAGGAATTATCTTTGTGCCTAAAGAATTCAACCACAtgtaaacttttatttatttga
- the LOC11431980 gene encoding syntaxin-32: MQFKSSQSSFRDRTHEFLTVAERLKKSVSSGSAPNGATTSAPSSSFPSSSRSDDPRSAVAIQSEFNRRASKIGYGIHQTSQKLSKLAKLAKRTSVFDDPTMEIQELTSVIKQDITALNSAVVDLQLISNSRNESGNVSTDTTSHSTTVVDDLKTRLMSTTKEFKDVLTMRTENLKVHENRRQLFSANASKDSANPFIRQRPLATKSAASTSSAPAPPWASGKQVDGESQPLLQQQQQQVVPLQDSYMQSRAEALQNVESTIHELSNIFNQLATLVSQQGEVAIRIDENMDDTLANVEGAQGALLKYLNSISSNRWLMIKIFFVLMFFLMVFLFFVA, translated from the exons ATGCAGttcaaatcatcacaatcatcattTCGAGATCGTACACATGAATTCCTCACCGTTGCAGAGAGATTGAAGAAATCAGTTTCATCTGGATCAGCTCCAAACGGAGCCACCACCAGTGCTCCTTCTTCCTCTTTCCCTTCTTCTTCCAGATCCGACGATCCTCGATCTGCCGTTGCAATTCAATCCGAGTTTAATCGAAGAGCTTCCAAAATCGGTTATGGAATTCACCAAACTTCTCAGAAACTTTCCAAGCTCGCCAAAT tgGCGAAAAGGACTTCGGTTTTTGACGATCCAACAATGGAGATTCAAGAATTAACAAGTGTTATTAAGCAAGATATTACTGCGCTTAACTCTGCGGTTGTGGATCTTCAATTAATCAGTAATTCTAGAAATGAGAGTGGAAATGTTTCTACCGACACTACTAGTCATTCAACTACTGTCGTGGATGACCTAAAGACGCGATTGATGAGCACTACCAAGGAATTTAAAGATGTTCTTACCATGCGAACTGAG aatttgaaagtgcatgagaataGAAGACAATTGTTTTCGGCGAATGCTTCTAAGGATTCTGCCAATCCTTTCATCCGTCAACGTCCTTTAGCTACAAAGTCGGCTGCTAGTACTTCTAGTGCCCCTGCACCTCCATGGGCTAGTGG GAAGCAGGTGGATGGAGAGAGTCAACCGTTGttgcagcagcagcagcagcaggtAGTTCCATTGCAGGACAGTTACATGCAAAGCAGAGCTGAAGCTCTTCAAAATGTTGAGTCCACTATTCATGAGCTCAGCAACATCTTTAATCAACTAGCAACACTTGTCTCCCAGCAAGGGGAGGTTGCCATAAG GATTGATGAGAACATGGATGATACGTTGGCAAATGTGGAGGGGGCACAAGGGGCTTTGTTGAAGTATTTAAATAGCATATCTTCTAATAGGTGGCTGATGATCAAGATTTTCTTTGTATTGATGTTTTTCCTCAtggttttcttattttttgtggCATAG